The stretch of DNA GCGACCGCCCCGTGGGTGCGTGTGCTGGCGATCGCTCCCGCGAGCGTGTCGCCGCCCACCGAGTCCACGACCCCGGCCCAGCGCTCCTTTTCGAGGGGGCGCTTCAGCGCAGCCACCTCGTCCCGGCCGATCACGTTCGCCGCGCCCAGGGAGCGCAGGTAGCCCTCCTCCTGCGCCCGACCAGTGCTGGCGGTCACCGTGAAGCCCGCTGCCGCGAGCAGCGCGACCGCCGTGCTGCCCACCCCGCCCGCCGCGCCCGTGACGAGCACTTCTCCCCCGCCTGGGGTCACGCCGTGCTCCTCCAGCGCCATCACCGAAAGCATCGCCGTGAAGCCCGCCGTGCCCACACTCATGGCCCAGTGGGCGTCCGTGCCGGGGGGCAGCGGCACCAGCCACTCCGAGCGGACGCGGGCGTACTCGGCATAGCCGCCGTCCTGCCGCTCCCCGATGCCCCAGCCGGTCAGCAGCACGCCCTGACCGGGGGCGTAGGTGCCCGTCTCGTCCGAGACGACCTCGCCCGCCAGGTCGATGCCGGGGGTCATGGGGTAGGACTTCAGGACGCCGGGGCGGCCAGCCACCGCCAGCCCGTCTTTGTAGTTGAGGCTGGAGTGGGTCACCCGGACCACCGTATCGCCGGGGGGCAGGTCGGCGGGGGTCAGGGTCCGGAACTCGGCGCGGACGCCCGCGTCGTCTTTGACGGCCCGCAGGGCACGGAAGGTCTCGGGGAGGGTGAGCTGGGACATGAAAGGCACCTCGGGAGTTGAAGTGCCCCAGGGTAACGCGGCGGCGGACGCCTCAGCGCACGTCCTCGAACTCGGTCACGGCCAGCGAGAGCGCGTCGGTCGTGGTGGCCTGATACCCCGCCCACACCCGCCACAACTCGGCCAGCGCCCGCCGAGCGGCCTCCAGCGCGGCCTGCACGCCCGGCGTGGGCTCGTCCCCGGAGGCGGCGAGGGCCACCGTGAGGTGCAGCTTGGCCCCCAGGTAGCGGGTCTGCTCGCCGCGCGTGCCGTCATAGACGTACACCACGTCGTCCCAGCCGGGCGCGAAGGTTTCCCAGATCAGCCGGGTCACCGCCGCGTGGCTCCCCAGGCAGAGGGTCGCGGCGGGCAAGCCGCCGGGGGCCGTCAGGCCGCGTTCCTCGCAGTGGGCCGCTGCCAGACCGCTCACGTCGCGGTCCACGCTCGGCAGAAAGCGGGACAGGATGTCGGCGCGGGCCGCGTCGCGGGGGGATTGGGGCATAGTTCACCCACTATATTCTGTTTTGCACGAACTGACGAGGGGGGCATCTGGGCAACGGCGATGCCCTACCCTGCGGGCCATGTGGCCCACCTCTGTCCTGCCCGCCGACCTCGAAGCCGTCACCGCGAGGGCGGAGGCGGCCATCCGTGCTCACACAGGCGCCTGCGAGGCGGCCGGGGACGTGACCCCGGAGGCGGGGGCGGCGCTGCGGGCGAGCGGGTACACCCGGCTGACCCTGCCGCGAGAGGCCGGGGGGCTGGGCGCCACCCTGGAGGAGTACGCCGAGGCCCAGCGGCGACTGGGGCAGGCGGGGGCGGCGCTCGCGCTGGTGCTGGCAATGCACACGCATGTGGTAGGAGCGGCGTTTCAGGGCCGGACGCTGCCTGGGCCAATGCTGGCGGCGCTGGCGGGGGCGAGCGTGGAGGGGCGGCTGGTAAACGCGCTGGCGAGTGAGCCGGAACTCGGCAGCCCCTCGCGCGGGGGCCTGCCGCGCACGGCGGCGGTGCCGGACGGGGACGGCTGGCGGGTCACCGGCCGCAAGACCTGGGCCACCGGAGCGCGGGAGCTGGGGCTGGCGGTCGTCAGCGCGGCCACCCCCGCCGGGGAGGTCGCCCGGCTGCTGGTGCCGCTGGACGCCCCCGGCGTGGCGGTGGAACCGACCTGGGTGGGAGCGCTCGCCCTGCGCGGAAGCGGCAGCCATGACGTGACCTTTGGCGGGGTCTGGGTCCCCGCCGAACACGTCGCCCCACCGACCCCGGCCCACCCCGCGAGCAGCGCGTGGTTCTGGACGGCCCTCGCGGCGACGTACCTGGGGGTCGGCTTCGCGGCGCTGGAGACGCTGACGGCTTACGCGCGGGAGCGGGTGCCCACCGCGCTGGGCGCCCCCATCGCCACTCTGCCGCGCGTGCAGGAAGCGGTGGGCCGGATGGCGGCGGAGCTGACAGCCTCCCGCGCCCTGCTGGCATCGGCGGCGCGGGCCTGGGACACCGCGCCGGGGCCGGGGGCGGTGCCGCTGCTGGGCGCGGCGAAGGTCCACGCGACGAATGCGGCCGTCGCTACCACCGACCTCGCCGTGCGGACGGCGGGCGGGGCGGCGCTGCTGCCCGCGCTGGGGCTCGAGCGCCTGCTGCGCGACGCGCGGGCCGGGCTGACCCACCCCCCCGCCGACGAGGTGGGCTACGGCGGACTGGGGGCCGCGCGGCTGGGCGTCGAAGCGCGGCGGTAGGGATACCTGCTCGCCTATCCTGAACCTCCATGCGCCTGCTGCCCCGCCCCCCCAGCCCCGCCCAAGGCGGACGGCTCGCGCTCGCCGCGCTGGCCGGGCTGGCGCTGGGGCTGCTGCTGGCCCGCGGCGTGCTGAGCGTGGTGCTCGCGCTGGTGCCGCCGGGGCAGCCGCTGGTACGGGCGCTGGTGGGCGGGCTGGGGGCACTCGTGAGCGTCACGCTGGGCTTCGGGCTGTCGGGGGCGCTCTCGGCGCGGGCGCTGCCGCTGGGGCGGCTGGGCCTCTCGCGGGGGCAGGCGCGGCTGCGGGCGGGGGCCGCGACGGGCACGACGGCGGGGCTGCTGATCGTGCCCGTCACCGGGGTGCTGGGGCTGGCGGGCATCTACCAGGGAGGCGGCCTGGGCGACGTGCTGGGCGGCCTGCAACTCGCCGGGCTGGTCGCCGCCGCCTGCGGGCTGTATGGCCTGATCTCGGGCGGGGTGCTGGGGCTGCTCACCGTGCGGGCGAGGCTGGCGTGGCGTCCGGCGCTGGCGGGGCTCCTGGGCTTCGGCGCGGCGGGGCTGGTGGGAGGTGGGGTGGTGGCCCTGATCGGGGTCCCCAGCCTGCTCGACGGGGGCGGCTGGGCGCTGCTGGGCTGGCTCACGGCCTTTCTGGTGGCCGCGCAGGTCGTGGGCGACCTCGCCATCGCCGCGAGCATCCACGCCGCCGCCGAACATCCGGAGCGCGACGGGGCCGACGGGCGGCAGGTGACCCTGACCCTCGCCGCGCTGGGGGTCACGCTGCTGGGGGTCTGGGGGGTCGCCGAGCAGGCCGTGTCCTTCGTCCAGTCGCGCCCCACCCGTG from Deinococcus sp. HSC-46F16 encodes:
- a CDS encoding MDR family oxidoreductase, whose product is MSQLTLPETFRALRAVKDDAGVRAEFRTLTPADLPPGDTVVRVTHSSLNYKDGLAVAGRPGVLKSYPMTPGIDLAGEVVSDETGTYAPGQGVLLTGWGIGERQDGGYAEYARVRSEWLVPLPPGTDAHWAMSVGTAGFTAMLSVMALEEHGVTPGGGEVLVTGAAGGVGSTAVALLAAAGFTVTASTGRAQEEGYLRSLGAANVIGRDEVAALKRPLEKERWAGVVDSVGGDTLAGAIASTRTHGAVAACGLAGGSGLSTTVFPFILRGVALLGIDSVTCPTPRRRAAWERLARDLPAGRLADVTQVRPLSDVPALAEQILAGQVRGRTVVAVPAE
- a CDS encoding acyl-CoA dehydrogenase family protein; the encoded protein is MWPTSVLPADLEAVTARAEAAIRAHTGACEAAGDVTPEAGAALRASGYTRLTLPREAGGLGATLEEYAEAQRRLGQAGAALALVLAMHTHVVGAAFQGRTLPGPMLAALAGASVEGRLVNALASEPELGSPSRGGLPRTAAVPDGDGWRVTGRKTWATGARELGLAVVSAATPAGEVARLLVPLDAPGVAVEPTWVGALALRGSGSHDVTFGGVWVPAEHVAPPTPAHPASSAWFWTALAATYLGVGFAALETLTAYARERVPTALGAPIATLPRVQEAVGRMAAELTASRALLASAARAWDTAPGPGAVPLLGAAKVHATNAAVATTDLAVRTAGGAALLPALGLERLLRDARAGLTHPPADEVGYGGLGAARLGVEARR